A single Tenacibaculum sp. Bg11-29 DNA region contains:
- the bioB gene encoding biotin synthase BioB, whose amino-acid sequence MSEVRHNWTKEEVLEIYNKPLMELLYEAATIHRKSHDPNVVQVSTLLSIKTGGCSEDCGYCPQAARYHTDVEGNDLMSVRQVKAQALRAKSSGSSRVCMGAAWRNVKDGPEFDQVLDMVRTINKLDMEVCCTLGMVTENQAQRLAEAGLYAYNHNLDSSEEYYKKVISTRGYQDRLDTIDNVRKTNVTVCSGGIIGMGENSEDRAGMLVALSTLNPQPESTPINALVAVEGTPLEDEKPVEIWDMVRMVATTRIVLPETQVRLSAGRTQMSREGQAMCFFAGANSIFAGDKLLTTPNPDVNEDMKMFKLLGLNPQKPFTKKVQPQTVEAEDSAFENLGEKPKWTRPEHKIDRNEEKKQEALVLRKQ is encoded by the coding sequence ATGAGTGAAGTAAGACATAACTGGACGAAAGAAGAAGTTCTTGAGATATATAATAAACCTTTAATGGAGCTTTTATATGAGGCTGCAACTATTCATCGAAAAAGCCATGATCCTAATGTAGTACAGGTCTCTACTTTATTATCTATAAAAACTGGTGGATGTTCTGAAGATTGCGGGTATTGCCCACAGGCTGCTCGTTATCATACTGATGTTGAAGGAAACGATTTGATGTCTGTACGTCAAGTAAAAGCGCAAGCTTTAAGAGCTAAATCTAGTGGAAGTTCTCGTGTATGTATGGGTGCTGCTTGGAGAAATGTTAAAGATGGGCCAGAGTTTGACCAAGTTTTAGATATGGTGAGAACTATTAATAAGCTTGATATGGAGGTTTGCTGTACTTTAGGTATGGTTACTGAAAATCAAGCGCAACGTTTAGCTGAAGCTGGTTTGTATGCTTACAATCACAACTTAGATTCATCTGAAGAGTATTATAAAAAAGTAATTTCTACACGTGGTTATCAAGATCGATTAGATACTATTGATAATGTGAGAAAAACAAACGTAACTGTTTGTTCTGGTGGTATTATTGGAATGGGAGAAAATTCAGAGGATAGAGCTGGTATGTTAGTTGCTTTATCAACTTTAAACCCTCAACCAGAATCTACACCAATTAACGCTTTAGTTGCTGTTGAAGGAACTCCTTTAGAAGATGAAAAGCCTGTTGAAATTTGGGATATGGTTCGTATGGTAGCTACTACACGTATTGTTTTACCTGAAACGCAAGTTCGTTTATCGGCTGGTAGAACTCAAATGAGTAGAGAAGGACAAGCGATGTGTTTCTTTGCTGGTGCTAACTCTATTTTTGCTGGAGATAAATTATTAACAACTCCAAATCCTGATGTTAATGAAGACATGAAAATGTTTAAATTATTAGGTTTAAATCCACAAAAACCATTTACGAAAAAGGTACAACCCCAAACTGTAGAAGCGGAAGATTCTGCTTTTGAAAACTTAGGTGAGAAACCTAAATGGACTAGACCTGAACACAAAATTGATCGTAATGAAGAAAAAAAGCAAGAAGCTTTAGTTTTACGAAAACAATAA
- a CDS encoding TM2 domain-containing protein: MDVIDENGTAVPNQESKKVLAGVLAIVLGALGIHKFILGYTKEGVIMLLVTVLTCGFGGMVTSIIGLVEGIIYLTKSDEEFIETYQVNQKGWF; this comes from the coding sequence ATGGATGTAATTGATGAAAATGGAACAGCAGTTCCAAATCAAGAAAGTAAAAAAGTATTAGCAGGTGTTTTAGCTATTGTTTTAGGGGCGCTAGGTATTCATAAATTTATACTAGGGTATACTAAAGAAGGGGTTATTATGTTATTAGTGACAGTTTTAACTTGTGGTTTTGGAGGTATGGTTACGAGTATTATTGGTTTAGTTGAAGGTATTATTTACTTAACAAAATCAGATGAAGAATTTATAGAGACCTATCAAGTGAACCAAAAAGGTTGGTTCTAG
- a CDS encoding cytochrome c oxidase assembly factor Coa1 family protein, which produces MSEQEQKSWFSRNWGWVVPVGGCGCGCLGLILLFVFGIGATIFGVSEMMTNSVPVGYAIEQASKNEKVIQFLGEPIESYGIPSGNISLDNDDGNVDFSISIKGPKGKGTLIVSGIRVDGEWAYEDLYVRIKETQEEINLLVNEKVLENI; this is translated from the coding sequence ATGAGTGAGCAAGAACAAAAAAGTTGGTTTAGTAGAAATTGGGGTTGGGTTGTACCTGTGGGAGGCTGCGGATGTGGTTGTCTCGGACTTATTTTATTATTTGTTTTTGGCATTGGAGCCACAATTTTTGGAGTTTCAGAAATGATGACGAACTCTGTACCTGTAGGATATGCTATAGAACAAGCTTCTAAAAATGAAAAAGTAATTCAATTTTTAGGTGAACCAATAGAAAGTTATGGTATTCCTTCAGGTAATATATCATTAGATAATGATGATGGAAATGTTGATTTCTCAATTTCAATAAAAGGTCCGAAAGGTAAAGGGACTTTAATTGTTAGCGGAATTAGAGTAGATGGAGAATGGGCTTATGAAGATTTATATGTTCGTATTAAAGAAACCCAAGAAGAAATAAACTTATTAGTTAATGAAAAGGTTTTAGAAAATATCTAA
- a CDS encoding beta-ketoacyl synthase N-terminal-like domain-containing protein has product MKEPISITSFASVSALGSSSEQIWKNYLSTEHFLTLKENVWTGQLTSDDKLSIEKIKNSDPKYKNLDDSVLYTILVARKAIDSTDWKSEDNFGINIGSSRGATSLFEKYHKEFLETGKSSTLSSPTTTLGNISSWIAHDLQSNGPEISHSITCSTGLHSLLNGVAWLQSGMSEKFMIGASEASLTDFTIAQMQALKVYSKETDEYPCKAFDLEKKKNTMVLGEAAAVFCLEKGIQKNAVAFINGVGYATEVLKHNTSVTANAECFQKSMKMALNGISIDDIDAIVMHAPGTIKGDSSEINAIHKVFNDKIPFLTTNKWKVGHTFGTSGLLSLELAVLMLQHQKAIEVPFAEKQIHPKRITKVLVNAVGFGGNAVSVLVTK; this is encoded by the coding sequence TTGAAAGAACCTATTTCTATTACATCTTTTGCTTCAGTTTCTGCTTTAGGAAGTAGTTCTGAACAAATTTGGAAAAATTACTTAAGTACTGAACATTTCTTAACTTTAAAAGAAAATGTTTGGACAGGGCAATTGACAAGTGATGACAAACTTAGTATTGAAAAAATAAAAAATTCAGACCCTAAATATAAAAACTTAGATGATTCTGTTTTATATACAATACTAGTTGCTAGAAAAGCAATTGACAGTACTGATTGGAAATCAGAAGATAATTTTGGAATTAATATTGGTTCTTCTCGTGGTGCTACTTCTTTATTTGAAAAGTATCATAAAGAGTTTTTAGAAACTGGTAAATCATCAACATTAAGTTCTCCAACAACAACTTTGGGGAACATTTCTTCGTGGATTGCACATGATTTACAATCAAACGGCCCTGAAATTTCTCATTCTATTACTTGCTCTACTGGTTTACACTCATTGTTAAACGGTGTTGCTTGGTTACAATCTGGTATGTCAGAAAAGTTTATGATTGGTGCTAGTGAAGCTTCTTTAACCGATTTTACGATTGCTCAAATGCAGGCTTTAAAAGTGTACTCAAAAGAAACTGACGAGTATCCTTGTAAAGCTTTCGATTTAGAAAAGAAGAAAAACACCATGGTTTTAGGAGAGGCTGCTGCTGTTTTTTGTTTAGAAAAAGGGATCCAAAAAAATGCCGTTGCATTTATTAATGGTGTTGGATATGCTACTGAAGTACTAAAACACAATACATCGGTTACTGCAAATGCAGAGTGTTTTCAGAAATCTATGAAAATGGCTTTAAATGGTATTTCTATAGATGATATTGATGCTATTGTTATGCACGCTCCAGGAACTATAAAAGGAGATTCATCGGAAATTAACGCTATTCATAAAGTATTTAATGATAAAATTCCTTTTTTAACAACTAATAAATGGAAGGTAGGACATACTTTTGGTACTTCTGGACTACTTAGTTTAGAATTGGCTGTATTAATGTTACAACATCAAAAAGCAATAGAAGTTCCGTTTGCAGAGAAACAAATACATCCTAAAAGAATAACTAAAGTATTAGTAAATGCCGTTGGTTTTGGAGGAAATGCTGTTTCTGTTTTAGTAACGAAATAA
- a CDS encoding VOC family protein has product MKKKGKVLGIGGVFFKTNDPSETKDWYKNNLGFNTDDWGCTFWWKDNEDKKASTQWSPFAKDTKHFEPSKKDFMFNYRVENLAELLEELKEKGITVLDKLEEYDYGKFGWIIDLDGNKIELWEPKDEAFL; this is encoded by the coding sequence AAAGGTAAAGTACTAGGTATTGGAGGTGTTTTCTTTAAAACTAACGACCCGTCAGAAACAAAAGATTGGTATAAAAACAATTTAGGTTTTAATACTGATGATTGGGGGTGTACCTTTTGGTGGAAAGACAATGAAGATAAAAAAGCATCAACACAATGGAGTCCTTTTGCAAAAGACACGAAACATTTTGAACCTTCTAAAAAAGACTTTATGTTTAATTATCGTGTAGAAAATTTAGCAGAGCTATTAGAAGAACTTAAAGAGAAGGGAATTACTGTGTTAGACAAGTTAGAAGAGTATGATTATGGGAAATTTGGATGGATTATTGATTTAGATGGAAATAAAATTGAATTGTGGGAGCCAAAAGACGAAGCTTTTTTATAA